In Carya illinoinensis cultivar Pawnee chromosome 7, C.illinoinensisPawnee_v1, whole genome shotgun sequence, the following are encoded in one genomic region:
- the LOC122316282 gene encoding uncharacterized protein LOC122316282 has protein sequence MIFLMETKCDRTRLEEVSKILKFDACLAVESRGSSGGLTLMWNNKEDVVIYNYSRWHINAQASNNINTQSWLFTGFYGHPVTSKRNSSWQFLKSLKPTNSSPWFCCGDFNEITCQNEKMGGPPRPYKQMETFRSALDWCSLNQVMTFGPKYTWTNNRRGQNFTKELLDRALANPIWLTSPTEIKEKMKRLSVLQEEDRGDQIDSILKLQSEIERHLVEEDLKWKQRAKQHWLKVGDKNTRFYHLHASQRRKTNRISQILDERGLPANEKQHIGSIFSNFFHKLFTTSNPFGIADCLENMPQKVTYKMNEYLGKEYIEVEIKAAIFRMNGLGSPGPDGYPASFYQTNWDLVGRKVSTYALNILNNGGTIEGVNDTYITLIPKIKESKKVTDFRPISLCNVLYKIVAKVISNKLKTVLPNIISPSQTAFVPGRIISDNIVVAYEVLHSMTTRMQGKEGYMAFKLDMSKTYNRVEWEFLTSVMAKLGFNNSLIDLITRCTSSVSYSILLNGEPQPFFKPTRGLRQGDPLSPYLFILCTEALSWSLHKVEKKRSISSVPMGKGPTRISHLFFVDDSLIFCKANSLEWSRLMGILNQYECASGQVLNKEKSSIYFSKNTPEEKNKRAILQIAGVKAIGTYERYLGLPSMVGRKKSAAFHGLINRIWARVTNWKTNCLSIAGKEEMVDIIKSIPISLGNRQDRLGWGGTPNGKFTVKSAYHVHRALQTNLEGASSCNTPQESYWKTIWKMGVPNGVRMFLWRAYNEALPTLNNLFRRKIYESSLCPICQLEEDVCGHVKQPKMFGAKLVDRHPNFVIYKAISDLRLFKATKPINLEEIPTRNTEVAKWRKPTKGKYKLNWDASINDSRGLIGIGAIIRDSYGRVLGTLRARRNMKLSPFAAEAYALMTTVLFSKEAGLSEVHLEGDSLQVVEKLKKPAED, from the exons ATGATCTTCCTCATGGAAACCAAATGTGATAGAACAAGACTGGAAGAAGTTAGCAAAATTCTGAAGTTTGATGCATGCCTGGCTGTCGAGAGTAGAGGCTCCAGTGGGGGCCTTACTCTCATGTGGAATAACAAAGAAGATGTTGTCATCTATAACTACTCTAGGTGGCACATTAATGCTCAAGCCTCAAACAACATCAATACACAATCCTGGCTTTTTACTGGTTTTTATGGTCACCCTGTGACTTCTAAAAGGAATAGCAGCTGGCAATTCTTAAAGTCCCTCAAGCCCACTAACTCTTCCCCATGGTTCTGTTGTGGAGACTTCAATGAAATTACTTGCCAGAATGAGAAGATGGGTGGTCCTCCTAGGCCTTACAAACAAATGGAGACCTTCAGAAGTGCACTGGATTGGTGCTCTCTAAACCAAGTGATGACTTTTGGACCCAAGTACACTTGGACTAATAACAGACGTGGCCAAAACTTCACTAAGGAACTTTTAGATCGAGCACTAGCCAACCCCATTTGGCT AACTTCACCTACAGAGATCAAGGAGAAAATGAAGAGGCTTAGTGTCTTACAAGAAGAGGACAGAGGTGACCAAATCGATTCCATTCTAAAACTGCAAAGTGAGATTGAAAGGCACCTAGTGGAGGAAGACTTGAAATGGAAGCAAAGGGCCAAGCAACATTGGCTGAAAGTGGGAGACAAAAATACAAGGTTTTATCACCTTCATGCCTCTCAAAGGAGGAAAACAAACAGAATATCTCAAATCTTAGATGAAAGAGGATTACCTGCCAATGAGAAGCAACACATAGGATccattttctcaaacttcttcCACAAACTCTTCACTACCTCTAACCCCTTTGGTATTGCAGATTGCCTAGAGAACATGCCTCAAAAGGTTACTTATAAGATGAATGAGTACCTTGGGAAGGAGTACATAGAAGTGGAAATAAAGGCAGCTATCTTTCGGATGAATGGTCTAGGTTCTCCAGGTCCAGATGGTTATCCAGCCTCTTTCTACCAAACAAACTGGGATCTAGTTGGGAGAAAAGTCAGCACTTATGCTCTAAACATTCTAAACAATGGTGGAACCATAGAGGGGGTTAATGACACGTACATCACCTTAATCCCAAAAATCAAAGAATCAAAGAAAGTCACTGACtttaggcctattagtctcTGTAATGTGCTATACAAGATTGTAGCCAAAGTGATCTCAAACAAACTCAAAACAGTTTtgccaaatatcatttctccaaGTCAAACTGCTTTTGTTCCAGGCAGGATCATTTCTGATAACATAGTGGTAGCTTATGAAGTCCTACACTCAATGACAACCAGAATGCAAGGTAAAGAAGGATATATGGCTTTCAAGTTGGACATGAGCAAGACATACAATCGAGTGGAGTGGGAATTCTTAACATCAGTCATGGCCAAACTGGGCTTTAATAACAGCTTGATAGATCTGATAACAAGATGCACCTCCTCAGTTTCCTACTCAATACTACTCAATGGTGAACCTCAACCCTTTTTCAAGCCTACCCGTGGtctgagacaaggggatcccctaTCCCCCTATCTCTTCATCCTGTGTACTGAAGCTCTATCTTGGTCACTCCacaaggtagagaaaaaaagGAGTATCTCTAGTGTTCCTATGGGAAAAGGCCCCACTCGGATCAGCCACCTTTTCTTTGTTGATGATAGCTTGATTTTCTGCAAGGCCAATTCTCTTGAGTGGAGTAGGCTGATGGGGATCCTAAACCAATACGAATGTGCCTCTGGACAAGTACTGAACAAGGAAAAGTCCTCCATTTACTTTAGCAAGAACACACCAGAGGAAAAAAACAAGAGGGCAATTCTGCAGATAGCTGGGGTAAAGGCCATTGGAACCTATGAAAGATATCTTGGACTCCCTTCCATggtgggaagaaagaaaagtgcAGCTTTCCATGGACTCATTAATAGAATATGGGCTAGAGTTACAAACTGGAAGACAAATTGCTTATCAATAGCTGGGAAAGAG GAAATGGTGGACATCATTAAATCCATCCCTATCAGTTTGGGCAACAGACAAGACAGGTTGGGATGGGGAGGCACTCCTAATGGCAAATTCACTGTTAAAAGTGCATACCACGTACACAGGGCACTACAAACAAATTTAGAAGGTGCTTCCTCCTGCAATACGCCTCAAGAAAGCTATTGGAAGACAATATGGAAGATGGGAGTTCCCAATGGAGTCAGAATGTTCTTATGGAGGGCCTACAATGAAGCATTACCGACTCTCAACAATCTGTTTAGAAGAAAGATATATGAATCCTCCCTATGCCCAATATGTCAACTGGAAGAAGATGTTTGTGGACATGTGAAGCAGCCAAAGATGTTTGGGGCCAAGCTAGTAGACAG GCACCCAAACTTTGTCATCTATAAGGCTATTAGTGACTTGAGACTTTTCAAGGCCACCAAACCTATCAATCTCGAGGAGATCCCCACTAGAAACACTGAGGTTGCAAAATGGAGGAAGCCTACAAAGGGAAAATACAAACTCAACTGGGATGCCTCCATTAATGACTCTAGAGGACTAATAGGCATTGGAGCTATAATCCGAGACAGCTATGGGAGAGTTCTTGGCACACTCAGAGCTAGACGCAACATGAAGCTATCTCCCTTTGCAGCAGAAGCATATGCTCTAATGACTACAGTCCTTTTCAGCAAGGAAGCTGGACTCAGTGAGGTTCATCTAGAGGGTGACTCTCTTCAAGTGGTGGAGAAGTTGAAGAAACCAGCAGAGGATTAG